A window of the Lagenorhynchus albirostris chromosome 1, mLagAlb1.1, whole genome shotgun sequence genome harbors these coding sequences:
- the LOC132529358 gene encoding interferon alpha-inducible protein 27-like protein 2, translating into MIRRAAAAAIGGALAVGAVPVVLGAMGFTGAGIAASSLAAKMMSAAAMANGGGVAAGSLVTTLQSVGAAGLSTSSNILLGSVGSAFGALLGGAKAAPSSSPPGGPRAEGDQPGENVPQVEPPKLPLGSEKHEK; encoded by the exons ATGATAA gacGGGCAGCTGCTGCTGCGATAGGAGGAG CCCTGGCCGTGGGGGCTGTGCCCGTGGTGCTGGGCGCCATGGGCTTCACCGGGGCAGGAATCGCAGCCTCCTCCTTAGCGGCCAAGATGATGTCAGCGGCCGCCATGGCCAATGGGGGTGGAGTTGCCGCCGGCAGCCTGGTGACCACTCTCCAGTCCGTGG GGGCAGCTGGACTCTCCACATCATCCAACATCCTCCTGGGCTCCGTCGGATCAGCTTTTGGGGCTTTGCTTGGAGGTGCAAAAGCGgcaccttcttcctctcctccaggtGGACCCAGAGCTGAAGGGGACCAGCCAGGAGAAAACGTACCCCAAGTCGAACCTCCAAAACTCCCACTCGGTTCCGAGAAGCATGAGAAATAA
- the LOC132524513 gene encoding interferon alpha-inducible protein 27-like protein 2B, translating into NLPPAASPPSPHTGPSVTPVPYLGPFPGLHLPQAQSSLSTPWSPLRFLRAVGVTPVLASSSPHQSSTVSAVWVPVNFYAIEFTSAVLLASNLASEILSAGSLVKVGGAASGGVLAGLPWLRLTLSSNAALAGATSTLGSLLGTLNGSYLLGCPAAALTAFPLGAKAAAAVAGGAVAVGAVPVVLGAVGFTGAGSTASSLAAKMMSAAAMANGGGVAAGSPAATLQSVGSGGLSLSPKVLLGSTGFALVSLVVGL; encoded by the exons AATCTCCCTCCAGCcgcctccccaccttcccctcacACAGGTCCTTCTGTAACCCCAGTACCATATCTTGGACCCTTCCCAGGCCTGCATCTTCCACAAGCTCAGAGCAGCCTCTCCACCCCTTGGAGCCCCTTGAGATTTTTAAGGGCAGTGGGTGTGACCCCAGTTCTGGCGTCCTCATCTCCCCATCAAAGCTCCACTGTTTCAGCAGTTTGGGTGCCGGTCAATTTCTATGCCATAGAATTTACCAGTGCTGTCCTCTTAGCCTCTAACCTGGCTTCCGAGATACTGTCTGCAGGGAGCCTGGTCAAAGTGGGCGGGGCAGCCTCTGGAGGTGTCTTGGCAGGACTTCCTTGGCTAA GACTCACCCTGTCATCCAACGCTGCCCTGGCTGGGGCCACATCTACCCTGGGATCCTTGCTGGGGACGCTGAATGGCTCCTACCTGCTAGGATGCCCTGCTGCGGCCCTGACCGCTTTCCCACTAGG AGCCAAGGCTGCTGCAGCTGTGGCGGGAGGAG CCGTGGCCGTGGGGGCTGTGCCCGTGGTGCTGGGCGCCGTGGGCTTCACCGGGGCAGGAAGCACAGCCTCCTCCTTAGCGGCCAAGATGATGTCAGCGGCCGCCATGGCCAATGGGGGCGGAGTTGCCGCCGGCAGCCCGGCGGCCACTCTCCAGTCCGTGG GATCAGGTGGACTCTCTCTGTCACCCAAAGTCCTCCTGGGATCCACTGGGTTTGCCCTTGTGTCCCTCGTGGTGGGCTTGTGA
- the LOC132529057 gene encoding interferon alpha-inducible protein 27-like protein 2A isoform X2, translating into MWGTFFGMASVAVIGGAVAVGAVPVVLGAMGFTGAGIAASSLAAKMMSAAAIANGGGVAAGSLVATLQSVGAAGLSMSSNIILGSAGSALGAWLWGRKKKAPSCPPPGSSTEAERGSQAGDDPPGPQDVSPPNDKSSAS; encoded by the exons atgtggggcaccttttttg GTATGGCCTCTGTAGCCGTGATTGGAGGAG CCGTGGCCGTGGGGGCTGTGCCCGTGGTGCTGGGCGCCATGGGCTTCACCGGGGCAGGAATCGCAGCCTCCTCCTTAGCGGCCAAGATGATGTCAGCGGCCGCCATTGCCAATGGGGGCGGAGTTGCCGCCGGCAGCCTCGTGGCCACTCTCCAGTCCGTGG ggGCAGCCGGACTTTCCATGTCATCCAACATCATCCTGGGCTCGGCTGGGTCAGCTCTTGGGGCCTGGCTGTGGGGTAGAAAAAAGAAAGCCCCTTCCTGTCCTCCACCAGGATCCAGTACTGAAGCAGAGAGGGGCTCCCAGGCTGGAGATGACCCTCCAGGGCCTCAGGATGTCAGTCCCCCAAATGACAAGTCCTCTGCCTCCTAA